The Streptomyces sp. 11x1 genomic sequence GGCGATCACGTCGGCGAGGTCGTCGGAGATCCGGGCCGGGACCGGCGCCTTGCGGGGCTCGTAGGGGTCGAAGACCTCGGAGTAGACGTCGACCGGGTCGAGCATCAGGGCGAGGCGTTCGCGCAGCTCGTCCACGTCCGGCTCGAAACCGGGGTCGGGCTCGTAGCGTTCGTCGGGCACGATGTCCTCGTGCGCGCCGAGGCGACCGCCGGCCAGCAGCAGCTGGGAGACCTCCAGCAGCAGGAACGGGACGGCCGAGTCCGGCTCGTCGCCCTTGGCCACCTCGGTGACGGCGACCAGGAAGCTCTCGATCTGGTCCGCGATCTGGACCGCGAAGTCGTCCGGGTTCAGGTCCGTCGCGTGCAGCGTGGCGTCAGACATCCAGCAATCGTCTCCCCTCGAAGGCGCGGCCGAGGGTCACCTCGTCCGCGTATTCCAGGTCGCCGCCCACCGGGAGGCCGCTGGCCAGGCGGGTGACCTTGAGGCCCATGGGTTTGATCATGCGGGCGAGGTACGTGGCCGTGGCCTCGCCTTCCAGGTTCGGGTCCGTGGCCAGGATCAGCTCGGTGACCGTGCCGTCGGCCAGGCGGGCCAGCAGCTCCCGTATGCGCAGGTCGTCGGGGCCGACGCCCTCGATCGGGCTGATCGCGCCGCCGAGGACGTGGTACTTGCCCCGGAACTCGCGGGTGCGCTCGATCGCGACGACGTCCTTCGGTTCCTCGACGACACAGATGACGGACGGGTCGCGGCGCGGGTCGCGGCAGATGTTGCACAGCTCCTCCTGCGCCACGTTGCCGCAGGTCGCGCAGAAACGGACCTTCGCCTTCACCTCGAGGAGGGCCTGCGCGAGCCGCCGTACGTCCGTGGGCTCCGCCTGCAGGATGTGGAAGGCGATCCGCTGCGCGCTCTTGGGACCGACGCCGGGCAGTCGCCCCAGCTCGTCGATGAGGTCCTGGACCACGCCTTCGTACACGGACTGCCGTCCTTCCTGGTGTCTTTCAGTACGTACCGTAGTCGGCCGCCGCCGCTCCGAGGAAGGCGGTATCGGGCACGGATGGGCTCGCCGGGGGGTTGCGGGCGAGTTCTGCGGAGTTCGGAGGGTCGGGAGGTGTTCAGCGGAAAAGTCGCGCCGGGGGCGCGGAGAGGGGTGGGTGAGGGG encodes the following:
- the recR gene encoding recombination mediator RecR yields the protein MYEGVVQDLIDELGRLPGVGPKSAQRIAFHILQAEPTDVRRLAQALLEVKAKVRFCATCGNVAQEELCNICRDPRRDPSVICVVEEPKDVVAIERTREFRGKYHVLGGAISPIEGVGPDDLRIRELLARLADGTVTELILATDPNLEGEATATYLARMIKPMGLKVTRLASGLPVGGDLEYADEVTLGRAFEGRRLLDV
- a CDS encoding DUF5063 domain-containing protein, which codes for MSDATLHATDLNPDDFAVQIADQIESFLVAVTEVAKGDEPDSAVPFLLLEVSQLLLAGGRLGAHEDIVPDERYEPDPGFEPDVDELRERLALMLDPVDVYSEVFDPYEPRKAPVPARISDDLADVIADLRHGMVHYRAGRTTEALWWWQFSYFSNWGSTASATLRALQSLVAHVRLNQPLAELDGLDTDQELMGDETLEFEAGKVMAEEIAGPLGLGRKVK